The nucleotide window GGTCGGCGCTCCTCGCCCTATGGCTGCTGGTGCCGGCCGCCAGGAAGGCCGCCGCCGGACGGTCGGGATTTTTGATAGACGAAACCGATAGATCATCCTTATCCGAGCGATAATTACCATTCGACATCCCGGCGGCCCCGGGCTAGGTTCGAACCAGGAACGGAGGGCGTCCCTCCCCCCTTGGTGCGGTGCGCGAGCGGTTCGGTCCGCGCCGGCCCTCCGGTTCCCTCCAACCCACCCCGGGGTCCCGCGGCGGCGCGGGGCCCCGGTCTTCCACGGCGAGGAGTCACCCCAAGGAGTCATCGAAGATGGGCGGCGACTACGACGAGATGTGGCGCGGGCTCGGCCTGGACCTTCCCGCCCACGAACGGCTCCTCGAGCTCCTCGGCGGCTATTACCGGGAGGTCTACCTCTCCCAGGCCGACCGGCCCCGGGCCATGGCCTACCTGGACGCCGTCATGGCGGACATCCACGGCGGGCGGGTCCGGGAGCTCCAGGCGGCCCGGGCCGAGGGCCGGAAGGTGGTGGGCACCTTCTGCGTCTTCGTGCCCGAGGAACTGGTTCTGGCCGCGGGCGCGGCGTGCGTGGGCCTGTGCGCGGGGGCGGAGGTCGGCTTCGCGGAGGCCGAGCGGCTTCTCCCCCGCAACACCTGCCCCCTGGTGAAGTCCTTCTTCGGCTTCCGCCTCGCCCGGCTCTGCCCGTTCATGGCCGCCTGCGATCTCCTGGTGGGGGAGACCACGTGCGACGGCAAGAAGAAGGCCTACGAGCTGCTGGCCGACCTCGCCCCCACCTACGTCATGGAGGTCCCCCAGGCGAAGCGCTCCGCCGACCGGGCCCTCTTCCGGGAGGAAGTCCGGCGCCTGGCGGAGGCCCTCGAGGCCCTCACCGGCCGCCGCATCACCGCCGAGGGGCTCGCCCGGGCCGTCCGCCTCGTCAATCGGCGCCGCCGGGCGCTCCAGCGGCTGGCCCGGCTCCGGGGCGCCGACCCGGCCCCCATCAGCGGCCGCGACGCCCTCCTGGTGAACCAGGTGGCCTTCTACGACGACCCGGAGCGCTTCACCGGCGCGGTGGAGGCCCTCTGCGACGAGCTTGAGGCACGGGTGGCCGCCGGGCGGGGCGTGGCACCGGCCGGGACGCCGCGCCTCCTGGTGGCCGGGGCCCCCATGGCCGTCCCCAACTGGAAGGTGCCCCACGTGGTGGAGGGGGCCGGCGCCGTGATCGTGGGGGAGGAGAGCTGCATCGGGGAGCGCCACACCCGGGACCTCGTGGACGAGGCCGCCGCGGACCTCGATGCCCTCCTCGACGCCCTGGTGGACCGCTACCTGCGGATCGACTGCGCCTGCTTCACCCCCAACGACGACCGCCTGGACCACGTGGTGGAGATGGTCCGCCGGACCCGCGCCGACGGGGTCGTCCACTTCGCCCTCCAGTTCTGCCAGCCCTACGCCATCGAGGCCGCGCGGGTCCGGGACCGGCTCGACCGGGAAGGGATTCCCATGCTGCGGATCGAGACGGACTACTCCATGGAGGACGTGGACGCCCTGGCGACCCGGATCGAGGCCTTCGTCGAGACCCTGGGGTGATGGGGCGGCGGGGCGTGGACGCCGTGGGCATCGACGTGGGCTCCCGCACCGTGGAGGTGGTGGCGGTGGCGGCGGGGGCGGTCCGCGTCCGCCGCCGGGCGGAGACCGCCTTCGATTACCTGGACCAGGTGCGGCGGATGCTTTCGGACCTCGACTTCCGGTCGGCCCTGGCCACGGGGTACGGCCGGCACCTGGTGGCCAAGGAACTCGGCATCGGCGCCGTCACCGAGATCCGGGCCCACGCCGCGGGCGCGGCCGTCCTGCGGCCCGGGGCCCGGGCGGTGCTCGACATCGGCGGCCAGGACACCAAGGCCATGACCCTCGGGCCCGGGGGGCGGGTGCTCCGGTTCGAGATGAACGACCGCTGCGCCGCCGGGACGGGCCGGTTCTTCGAGGTGACGGCCCAGTCCCTCGGCTGCCCGCTGGAAGACTTCGGGGCGCTCGCCCTCTCCGGGGCCGATACCGTGGCCATCAGCAGCATGTGCACCGTCTTCGCCGAGACCGAGGTGGTGGCCCTCCGGAGCCGAGGCGTGCCCGCGGCGGACGTGGCCCGCGCCCTGGTGGCCTCGGTGGCGGGGCGGGCGGCGGCCATGCTCCGGCGCGTGGGGGCGGCGGGGGAGGTGGTCTTCACCGGCGGGGTGGCCCGGAACCGCGCCATGGCGGAGGTGCTTGCCGGGGTCGCGGGGCTCCCGGTCTGGGTGCCCCCCGAGCCGGACTTCACCGGCGCCCTCGGGGCGGCGCTGCTGGCCGCGCGGCCCCGTCCCGGGAAGGTGGACCCGGTCCCGCCCCGGGATGAAGCGGCCCGGAACGGGCCGCCGGGCACACGGTGCGGCGAACCCGGGGGATGAGGCCGGCCGGGGCGGCCCCCGTCATCCCTCCCGCCGACGGAGGAGGAAGTCGTAGAAGGCCTCGGCCACCGGGGAGAGGGTGCGCTTGCGGTGGCGTACCAGGAAAAACCGCCGCCGGAGATCGACGCCGTCGATCTCCCGGATCGCGAGGAGGCCGTTTCGGACGTCGTCCTCCACGGCCCGCCGCGAGACCACGGCGCAGCCCAGCCCCGCCTTGACCGCCTGGCGGACCGCCTCGGTGCTGCCGAGCTCGGCCACCACCTCCAGCCGGCGGATGACGTCGCCGGCCTGTTCCAGGGCCCGCTCGGCGGCGATCCGGGTGCCGGAGCCCCGCTCCCGGGTGACCACGGGGAACCGCGCAAGATCGTCCGGGGTGACCCGGGGGGCATCGGCCAGGGGGTGGTCCGGCGGCACCACCAGGACGAGGCGGTCCTCGAGGAAGGACTCGTAGTGGAGTTCCGACCGGTTCAGCCGGGCCCCCACCACGCCCAGCTCCAGGTCCCCCTCGGCCACCGCGGCGGTGATGGACCGGGTGTCGCCCACGGTGAGGCTGATGCCCACCTTGGGCCGGGTGCGCCGGAAGGCCCCGATCAGCCCGGGAAGGATGTACTGGCCGGGGATGTTGCTGCCGCCGATCTCGAGCGTGCCCTTCTCCTGGCCCGCGAAGAGGGCCATCTCCCGTTCCGCCTGGCCCTGGAGGCGCCAGATCTGCCGGGCATAGGGGTAGAAGAGGGCGCCGGCCTTGGTGGGGGTGACCTCGCGGCCGGACCGGTCGAAGAGGCGGGCGCCGAGGTGGTCCTCCAGGGCGGCGATGTGGCCGCTCACCGTGGGCTGGGTGAGATGGACCGCCTCGGCCGCGCGGCTGAAGCTCCTGAGGCGCCAGACGGCGAGGAAGACCTGGACCTGGCGCATCTCGATCACGGCCGCCTCCGCCTCCGCACCGGGCCGCTCCCGCCGGCCACGGCCCGCAGGGCCTGCCGGTAGAGGTCGAGGTAACGGCCGCGGACCCGTTCCCAGGTGAAGTGCTCGCGGATGTGCCGGACGGCGTCCCGGCGCATCCGGTCGAGGACCTGCGGCCGCTGCCGGTGGTCCCGGAGCGCCCGGACCACGGCGGCCTTGAGGGCCGCCGGGGTGTTGGGCGCGTAGCCGTAACCGTTGAAGCCGTCCCGGACCTTGACGAGCCCGCCCGTCAGGTGCACTACCGGGAGGTTCCCCATGAGCTGGGCCATGAAGTCGGTGAGGCCGCAGGGCTCGTACCTGGAGGGGATGAGAAAGAAGTCCCCGGCGGCGTAGACCTTGAGGGCGAGGGCCGGGTCGTGGCCGAGCAGCAGGAGGAAGCGCCCCGCGTGCTCCGGCCGTTCCGCCAGCCTGGCCAGCCGCTCCTCCACGGCCCGTTCGCCGGCGCCCAGGATCAGCACCCCGAAGTCCGGTTCCTCGACCAGGAGGTCTTCCAGGGCCTCGGCCAGGATGTCCATCCCCTTCTGTTCGGAGAGCCGGGTGACGGCGGTGAGGAGCGGGACGTCCGCCGCGGTGTCCAGGGAA belongs to Dissulfurirhabdus thermomarina and includes:
- a CDS encoding selenium metabolism-associated LysR family transcriptional regulator, giving the protein MRQVQVFLAVWRLRSFSRAAEAVHLTQPTVSGHIAALEDHLGARLFDRSGREVTPTKAGALFYPYARQIWRLQGQAEREMALFAGQEKGTLEIGGSNIPGQYILPGLIGAFRRTRPKVGISLTVGDTRSITAAVAEGDLELGVVGARLNRSELHYESFLEDRLVLVVPPDHPLADAPRVTPDDLARFPVVTRERGSGTRIAAERALEQAGDVIRRLEVVAELGSTEAVRQAVKAGLGCAVVSRRAVEDDVRNGLLAIREIDGVDLRRRFFLVRHRKRTLSPVAEAFYDFLLRRREG
- a CDS encoding double-cubane-cluster-containing anaerobic reductase; amino-acid sequence: MGGDYDEMWRGLGLDLPAHERLLELLGGYYREVYLSQADRPRAMAYLDAVMADIHGGRVRELQAARAEGRKVVGTFCVFVPEELVLAAGAACVGLCAGAEVGFAEAERLLPRNTCPLVKSFFGFRLARLCPFMAACDLLVGETTCDGKKKAYELLADLAPTYVMEVPQAKRSADRALFREEVRRLAEALEALTGRRITAEGLARAVRLVNRRRRALQRLARLRGADPAPISGRDALLVNQVAFYDDPERFTGAVEALCDELEARVAAGRGVAPAGTPRLLVAGAPMAVPNWKVPHVVEGAGAVIVGEESCIGERHTRDLVDEAAADLDALLDALVDRYLRIDCACFTPNDDRLDHVVEMVRRTRADGVVHFALQFCQPYAIEAARVRDRLDREGIPMLRIETDYSMEDVDALATRIEAFVETLG
- a CDS encoding acyl-CoA dehydratase activase; this encodes MGRRGVDAVGIDVGSRTVEVVAVAAGAVRVRRRAETAFDYLDQVRRMLSDLDFRSALATGYGRHLVAKELGIGAVTEIRAHAAGAAVLRPGARAVLDIGGQDTKAMTLGPGGRVLRFEMNDRCAAGTGRFFEVTAQSLGCPLEDFGALALSGADTVAISSMCTVFAETEVVALRSRGVPAADVARALVASVAGRAAAMLRRVGAAGEVVFTGGVARNRAMAEVLAGVAGLPVWVPPEPDFTGALGAALLAARPRPGKVDPVPPRDEAARNGPPGTRCGEPGG